The Bradyrhizobium sp. CCGB01 genome segment GGGCAACGTCGCGATCATCGATCCCGGCCCGGACGACGAGGCGCATGCGGCGGCGCTGCTCGATGCGGTGCGCGGCGAGACCGTGAGCCATATCTTCGTCACCCACACCCACCGCGACCATTCGCCGAACACCGCGCGGATCAAGCAGGCGACCGGTGCGCCTGTTTATGCCGAGGGCCCGCACCGTGCCTCGCGCCCGCGCTTCGAGAGCGAGAAGCACAATCCGGAATCCGGCGCCGACCGCGATTTCTCGCCCGATATCAGGATCGCGCATGGCGACGTGGTCGAGGGCGACGGCTGGCGTCTGGAGGCCGTGGCGACGCCGGGCCACACCGCCAATCATCTCGCCTTCGCCTGGCCCGAGCGGAAATTCAACTTCGTCGGCGACCACGTGATGGGCTGGTCGACCTCGATCGTGGCGCCGCCCGACGGCTCGATGATCGACTACATGGAGTCGCTGGATCGTCTCGCCGCGCGCGAGGAGGATCTGTATTTCTCCGGCCACGGCCCCGAGATCCCGGACGGCCAGCGCTTCGTGCGCTTCCTGATCCGCCACCGCAAGGCGCGCGAAGCCTCGATCCTGCACCGCCTCGCCAAGGGCGAGACCGACATCCCGACCATGGTCCGCGCGATCTATATCGGCATCGATCCCAGGTTGACGACGGCCGCCGGCTATTCCGTCCTGGCGCATCTGGAAGATCTGGTCGCGCGCGGCGTGGTGACGACGGATGGCGACCCTGTGATCGGCGGGACGTACCGGATGGCTTAGCTCGTCATTCCGGGGCGATGCGCAGCATCGAACCCGGAATCCGTCGGGCCGCAGCGCCGGTGGATGAATGGATCCCGGGCTCGCGCTATCGCGCGCCCCGGGATGACGCTATCGCGTCACTTCTTCACCGTCTTCGCCGGTGCCTTCGGCGGTGCGACCGGCGTCTTCTTCACCGGTTTCAGCGCGTCGGCGTCGGCGGCGGTGTTGAGATCGTCGATGAATTTTTTGACGCGTGCGGCGTTGCTGCCGAAATCACTGTCGAAATAGCGCGAGGCCGAGCGGATATCGACACGGGAATCGTCACCGTCGGGCACGACCCGGATCGAGACGTCCTCGCGGAACCCCATGATCGGCGTCCGTGCCACCGCCTCGATGCGGCCGATGCGGCGCGGCGGCTGCGGCTCACGCTCGTCGATGACGAGCCATTTGCGCTTGATGACGAGCTGGCGCGCGATCGCATAGGCCCGATCGACCGGGATCTCCAGCTCGATCGGCTCGATGTCGGGATAGAACTGGCGCTGCTGCTCGGCCGAATAGAGGCCGGCATACACGGCGGTGTTGGTGCCATCCCCGGTGCGCACGTGCGACAGCGCGTCGAAGCGCGGCGGGTCGATCGGGTTGGTGGTGATGTCGTAGATCGGAGGCAGCTTGCGGTATTGCAGGCCGAGATAAGCCGGATAAGCGAGGATCGCGCCGTCGATGAGGAAGGCGAGCAGGATGCGCGCCATGCCGCGCGAGCCGTTCTGCCAGATCGCGGCAAAGCCCGCGAGCCCAAACAGGATCGAGAGGCCGGCGATCGCAAGCCCGGCGAAGAACGTCATCAGCGCCGGTTTCATCTCCAGGAAGTCGAAGCGGACGATGATGATCGAGACCACCACTGCCACCACCGCGAACACGGCCAGATTACGCGCCCAGCTCGCGAGGCTGGACACGGGCTCCGACTGATAGGGAGTGGAAAACCTGCGGGCCATCGGGTGACGCTTCTGCCGGGGTTTTTGGGGGCGGTGCCGGCCGATTTGGCACGACGATGGGCCGTTGAGACCACGGCCCGGGGGCAAATTCAAGGGAGACCGGACTGTTACTGCCCGGACGAACCGTCATTCCGGGGCGATGCGAAGCATCGAGCCCGGAATCCCGAGATTCCGGGTCTGGTCCTTTGGACCATCCCGGAATGACGGTGAGTGCTGCCCGTTACGCCGCGGCGTTCGGAAAGCGGTAATCCTTGAACTGGTCGCGCAGCGCCGTCTTCAGGATCTTGCCGGTGGCGGTGTGCGGAATGCCGTCGACGAAGGCGACGTCGTCGGGCATCCACCATTTGGCGATCTTGCCGTCCATGAACTTCAGGATGTCCTCGCGGCTGGCCTGCTGGCCCTGCTTGAGCTGCACGATCAGCAGCGGCCGCTCGTCCCATTTGGGATGGAACACGCCGATCACCGCGGCTTCCGCAACGGCGGGATGGCCGACCGCGAGGTTTTCGAGGTCGATCGAGGAGATCCACTCGCCGCCGGACTTGATCACGTCCTTGGAGCGGTCGGTGATCCGCATGTAGCCGGCCTCGTCGATGGTCGCGACGTCGCCGGTGTCGAAGAAGCCTTCCTCGTCGAGGATGTCAGTGTCGATGCGGAAGTAGGCCTTGGCGACGGCGGGGCCGGAAACTTTCAGGCGGCCGAAGGTCGTACCATCCCACGGCAATTCCTTGCCGGCATCGTCGGTGATCTTCATCTCCACCGCGAAGGGCGCATAGCCCTGCATCTGGAGCACGTCGAGTTTGGCATCGCCGGTCGCATTCTGGAACGGCGGCTTCAACGCCGCGACGCTGCCGATCGGGCTCATCTCGGTCATACCCCAGGCATGGCGCACGTTCGAGCCCATGTCGAGGAAGGCCTTGATCATCGAGCGCGGCATCGCCGAGCCGCCGCAGATCACCATCTTCAGGTCCGGCAGCTTCAGATTGTTGGCGGCCATGTGCTGCAGCAGCATCAGCCACACGGTGGGCACGCCCGCCGTGTGCGTCACCTTCTCGGTCGAGAGCAGCTCGTAGACCGAGGCGCCGTCGAGCTTGGCGCCGGGCATCACCAGCTTGGTGCCTTGCGAGGGTGCCGAGAACGCGATGCCCCAGCTATTGGCATGGAACAGCGGCACCACCGGGAGCATTGTCTCGGACGCGCTGGTGCCGAGGGCATCGACATTGTTCGCCATCAGCGCATGCAGCACGTTGGAGCGATGCGAATACAGCACACCCTTCGGATCGCCCGTGGTGCCGGACGTGTAGCACATCGCGGCTGCCGTGTTCTCGTCAAAGTCCTTCCATCTGAAGTTGCCGTCGGCCTCCGCGATCCAGTCCTCGTAGGCGACCACATTCTTCAGCGTCGTCTGCGGCATGTGCGCCTTGTCGGTGAGCACGACGTAGCGTTCCACGCTCGGCAGCTTGTCGGCGATCTTCTCCAGGACCGGAACGAAGGTGATGTCGGTCATCACGATGCGGTCCTGCGCATGATTGATGATCCAGGCGATCTGCTCGGGGAAAAGGCGGGGATTGACGGTATGGCAGATAGCGCCGATCCCCATGATGCCGTACCAGACCTCGAGATGGCGCCAGGTGTTCCAGGCGATCGTTGCGACACGGTCGCCGAGCTTGATGCCGTCGCGCTCCAGCACTTGCGAGACCTTGAGCGCGCGCTTGTGGATTTCGCCATAAGTGGTGCGATGGATCGGTCCCTCGACCGATCGCGTAACGACCTCCTGCTTGCCATGAATCCTGGCGGCGTGTTCGATGATCCGGTGGCAGAGCAGGGGCCAATCTTGCATCAAACCAAGCATTCCGTCGTTCCTCCGAGAATTCGCTGGGCGGGTTGTCGCTCTCAGCGCTGGGCCAAAGAATTGTCATGAGTTTTAGCCTGCCGGACTTTCGCCGCAAATGGTCTTGTCGCGGCTATATGTCCGCCGGCGCGGCAATGGTTACCGCCGCGCTGGGGCTGTCGCTTGTGCTCGCCGAGAAGGCAGAGGCGCGAAAATACGCGTCGCCGTTCGATATCTTTGGCCTTGGTACGCCACGGCCGCGCGGATCGGTTCATCCAGCCAGGATACCTGCCAAGATACCGCTACCAAAACCGCGCCCGGAAGAGGCCCCCAAGGCGGCGGACGAGACCCCTCCGCAGACCGACGGAAAACCTTCTCCCGACAAGCCGAATGCCACCAAGCCCGCCGAGGCCGCGCCGCCACCCGAGAAGCAGGTCTCGGCCTGCCGGCTTGCGCTGACCGATGAGATCGCGGTCGCGCCGTCCATTCCCGATATTCGCGGCCCCGGTGCCTGCGGCGGCGAGGACCTGGTGCGGCTCGAAGCCATCGTGCTGCCGGACAAGCGCAAGGTGGCGGTCAAGCCGGCGGCTGTCCTCCGCTGCACCATGGCGTCCGCGATCGCCGATTGGATTCGGAAGGACATGGTGCCGTTGGCCACCAGCCTCGGCTCGACCATCAGCGATCTCGACAATTTCGAC includes the following:
- a CDS encoding MBL fold metallo-hydrolase — translated: MSDNDDVPFNRNFPLKAGVVEEVRPGVRRVLCNNPSPFTFTGTVSYIVGQGNVAIIDPGPDDEAHAAALLDAVRGETVSHIFVTHTHRDHSPNTARIKQATGAPVYAEGPHRASRPRFESEKHNPESGADRDFSPDIRIAHGDVVEGDGWRLEAVATPGHTANHLAFAWPERKFNFVGDHVMGWSTSIVAPPDGSMIDYMESLDRLAAREEDLYFSGHGPEIPDGQRFVRFLIRHRKAREASILHRLAKGETDIPTMVRAIYIGIDPRLTTAAGYSVLAHLEDLVARGVVTTDGDPVIGGTYRMA
- a CDS encoding DUF1499 domain-containing protein — translated: MARRFSTPYQSEPVSSLASWARNLAVFAVVAVVVSIIIVRFDFLEMKPALMTFFAGLAIAGLSILFGLAGFAAIWQNGSRGMARILLAFLIDGAILAYPAYLGLQYRKLPPIYDITTNPIDPPRFDALSHVRTGDGTNTAVYAGLYSAEQQRQFYPDIEPIELEIPVDRAYAIARQLVIKRKWLVIDEREPQPPRRIGRIEAVARTPIMGFREDVSIRVVPDGDDSRVDIRSASRYFDSDFGSNAARVKKFIDDLNTAADADALKPVKKTPVAPPKAPAKTVKK
- a CDS encoding fatty-acid--CoA ligase, which produces MLGLMQDWPLLCHRIIEHAARIHGKQEVVTRSVEGPIHRTTYGEIHKRALKVSQVLERDGIKLGDRVATIAWNTWRHLEVWYGIMGIGAICHTVNPRLFPEQIAWIINHAQDRIVMTDITFVPVLEKIADKLPSVERYVVLTDKAHMPQTTLKNVVAYEDWIAEADGNFRWKDFDENTAAAMCYTSGTTGDPKGVLYSHRSNVLHALMANNVDALGTSASETMLPVVPLFHANSWGIAFSAPSQGTKLVMPGAKLDGASVYELLSTEKVTHTAGVPTVWLMLLQHMAANNLKLPDLKMVICGGSAMPRSMIKAFLDMGSNVRHAWGMTEMSPIGSVAALKPPFQNATGDAKLDVLQMQGYAPFAVEMKITDDAGKELPWDGTTFGRLKVSGPAVAKAYFRIDTDILDEEGFFDTGDVATIDEAGYMRITDRSKDVIKSGGEWISSIDLENLAVGHPAVAEAAVIGVFHPKWDERPLLIVQLKQGQQASREDILKFMDGKIAKWWMPDDVAFVDGIPHTATGKILKTALRDQFKDYRFPNAAA
- a CDS encoding extensin family protein — its product is MSFSLPDFRRKWSCRGYMSAGAAMVTAALGLSLVLAEKAEARKYASPFDIFGLGTPRPRGSVHPARIPAKIPLPKPRPEEAPKAADETPPQTDGKPSPDKPNATKPAEAAPPPEKQVSACRLALTDEIAVAPSIPDIRGPGACGGEDLVRLEAIVLPDKRKVAVKPAAVLRCTMASAIADWIRKDMVPLATSLGSTISDLDNFDSFECRGRNRVVGAMLSEHGKANALDVRAVKLTNGQSIGLTDRSLSRDVRERVLHSVCARFSTVLGPGSDWYHEDHIHLDLAQRRNDYRICQWNVWDPLPQVAPLLPAERPEEAPPREVAAKSEAKPEAKDGADDEAAQNPPAPADKPAADRKKAQPHKPATKKRR